One Yimella lutea DNA window includes the following coding sequences:
- a CDS encoding DUF58 domain-containing protein, with protein MAVTGRTVLLALLGLVFVVLRPQQSSVWLWLALVGVLVALDLLSAPSPKKLALSREPVESVRLGESTTTSLLVRNPTGRTLHALIRDAWQPSAGAGRDRHDARIPGGETRRLTTTLSPTRRGDRRADRVTVRSFGPMGLAARQRSFELPGFVRCLPPFASRKHLPSKLAQLRQIDGRSAVRIRGQGTEFDSLRDYVDGDDVRSIDWRATARRQHPVVRTWQPERDRRIILVLDTSRTSAGRIDDMPRLDSAMDAALLLTAVASRAGDRVDLIAGDRTVRGRVIGKSDRSELLHSMVTTMAPLEAVLLEANWNTLAGAVNSLTRRRSLVVLLTPLEPAALEEGLLPVLPGLTKHHRVVVASVADRSVVQAAAHRDGIAQTYEAAAAERTMQQRARTTSALSRLGATVIDEPADKLPVALVDHYLLLKRRGLL; from the coding sequence ATGGCTGTCACCGGACGCACCGTGCTCCTGGCCCTGCTGGGCCTGGTGTTCGTCGTGCTGCGTCCGCAGCAGTCGTCGGTCTGGCTGTGGCTGGCGCTGGTCGGTGTGCTCGTCGCGCTCGACCTGCTGTCGGCGCCGTCGCCGAAGAAGCTCGCCCTGAGCCGGGAACCCGTCGAGTCGGTGCGGCTGGGCGAGAGCACGACGACGAGTCTGCTGGTACGCAACCCGACCGGTCGGACGCTGCACGCACTGATCCGGGACGCCTGGCAGCCGTCCGCCGGGGCCGGCCGCGACCGGCACGATGCCCGGATACCCGGCGGCGAGACCCGCCGATTGACCACCACGTTGTCACCGACCCGGCGTGGCGACCGGCGAGCCGACCGGGTGACGGTGCGGTCGTTCGGCCCGATGGGCCTCGCGGCTCGACAGCGCTCCTTCGAGCTGCCGGGGTTCGTGCGCTGCCTACCCCCGTTCGCCTCCCGCAAGCATCTGCCGAGCAAACTCGCTCAACTGCGTCAGATCGACGGACGCTCGGCGGTGCGCATCCGCGGCCAAGGCACCGAGTTCGACTCGTTGCGTGACTACGTCGACGGTGATGACGTGCGCAGCATCGACTGGCGAGCCACTGCTCGCCGCCAACACCCGGTCGTGCGCACCTGGCAACCCGAACGCGACCGCCGGATCATCCTGGTGCTCGACACCTCACGCACCAGCGCCGGACGCATCGACGACATGCCGCGGCTCGACTCGGCGATGGATGCTGCACTACTGCTGACCGCGGTCGCCTCCCGCGCAGGCGATCGCGTCGATCTCATCGCAGGCGACCGCACAGTGCGCGGACGGGTGATCGGAAAGTCGGACCGCTCGGAGTTGCTGCACTCGATGGTGACCACGATGGCACCGCTGGAAGCCGTTCTGCTGGAAGCGAATTGGAACACGCTCGCCGGTGCGGTCAACAGTCTTACCCGCCGCCGGTCACTCGTCGTGCTGCTGACTCCGCTCGAACCGGCCGCCCTGGAGGAAGGCCTTCTTCCGGTGCTGCCCGGCCTCACCAAGCACCACCGGGTCGTCGTCGCCTCCGTGGCCGACCGCTCGGTCGTGCAGGCTGCAGCCCACCGCGACGGAATCGCGCAGACCTACGAAGCCGCTGCCGCCGAACGCACGATGCAACAACGTGCCCGCACCACGTCCGCGCTCAGCCGCCTGGGTGCGACAGTCATCGACGAGCCCGCCGACAAACTGCCGGTCGCACTCGTCGACCACTACCTGCTGCTCAAACGTCGGGGGTTGCTGTGA
- a CDS encoding stage II sporulation protein M, translating to MDLDAYVEAHGHEWARLQELTTKRRLDVSESDELLDLYQRTATHLSHIRSTAPDPGVTQYLSTILAKSRAKAMGTRSSSWTAVAGFFVETFPAMLYRSRRWWLITMFANYAVALALGWWVMAHPGVQSSMLSAEEIDQLVNHDFENYYHESSNADFAARVWTNNAWVAAVCLAAGALGLPVIYMLWQNISNLGLIGGLMADHGRLDLFFGMILPHGLLELTAVFVAAGAGLRMFWSWVEPGHRSRASNFAREARSTMTLALGLIVVLFVTGLIEGFVTPSGLPTWARIAIGVIAELLFFVYVWTLGRDAARRGVTGDLTGVDATAEAPSRG from the coding sequence GTGGATCTGGACGCTTACGTGGAGGCGCACGGACACGAGTGGGCCCGCCTGCAGGAGCTGACCACGAAGCGTCGACTCGACGTGTCGGAGTCCGACGAACTCCTCGACCTCTACCAGCGCACCGCCACCCATCTGTCCCATATCCGCTCCACCGCGCCCGATCCCGGTGTGACCCAGTACCTCTCGACGATTCTCGCGAAGTCGCGGGCCAAGGCGATGGGCACGCGATCGAGTTCGTGGACGGCGGTGGCGGGATTCTTCGTCGAGACGTTCCCGGCGATGTTGTACCGCTCCCGCCGCTGGTGGCTGATCACGATGTTCGCCAACTACGCGGTCGCCCTGGCGCTCGGGTGGTGGGTGATGGCGCACCCCGGCGTCCAGTCGTCGATGTTGTCCGCAGAAGAGATCGACCAACTGGTCAACCACGACTTCGAGAACTACTACCACGAGAGTTCGAACGCCGACTTCGCCGCTCGTGTGTGGACGAACAACGCCTGGGTGGCCGCCGTCTGCCTCGCGGCCGGAGCGCTCGGTCTGCCGGTCATCTACATGCTTTGGCAGAACATCTCCAACCTCGGGCTCATCGGCGGACTGATGGCAGATCACGGCCGCCTCGACCTGTTCTTCGGGATGATTCTTCCGCACGGATTGCTCGAACTGACAGCGGTTTTCGTCGCCGCGGGCGCCGGTCTTCGGATGTTCTGGTCGTGGGTCGAGCCAGGGCACCGCAGCCGGGCGAGCAACTTCGCCCGCGAGGCGCGTTCGACGATGACGCTGGCTCTCGGACTCATCGTCGTGCTGTTCGTAACGGGTCTGATCGAAGGCTTCGTCACACCGTCCGGGCTACCGACCTGGGCGCGCATTGCCATCGGCGTCATCGCCGAACTGCTGTTCTTCGTCTACGTGTGGACCCTCGGCAGGGACGCCGCACGACGCGGTGTCACCGGCGACCTCACCGGGGTCGACGCCACCGCCGAAGCGCCGTCGCGCGGCTGA
- a CDS encoding RDD family protein — MANSTTSPAAPKRALRGSDVDSMITGEGVLIDVPATSVASLVIAAIIDYIVIFSGFFLATVALSWLGGSVTEAQAAIIGILLTVTGFLVVPVGVELLTRGRSLGKLVMKLRVVRDDGGPITFRHAFVRGLVGIIEIWLLMGVPAVVSAMLSTRAKRIGDLAAGTYVVREETAMRLQPGPWMPPALIPWASGADMGALPDGVAMQIRQYLTRTDMLSPVAREQVGRALLAEVMPRVSPPPPPGAPVDAVLAAVLAERRKRDRERLQREAALRARVLR; from the coding sequence ATGGCGAACTCGACGACTTCCCCCGCCGCACCGAAGCGTGCGCTACGCGGGTCCGACGTCGACTCGATGATCACCGGTGAGGGTGTGCTCATCGATGTGCCCGCGACTTCCGTCGCGTCGTTGGTCATTGCCGCGATCATCGACTACATCGTGATCTTCTCCGGGTTTTTCCTCGCCACAGTTGCACTCTCCTGGCTGGGCGGCAGCGTGACCGAAGCTCAGGCCGCGATCATCGGGATCCTGCTCACCGTCACCGGTTTCCTGGTGGTCCCGGTGGGTGTTGAGCTGCTGACCCGAGGCCGCAGCCTCGGCAAGCTCGTGATGAAGCTGCGCGTGGTCCGTGACGACGGTGGTCCGATCACCTTCCGGCATGCGTTCGTGCGCGGCCTTGTCGGCATCATCGAGATCTGGTTGCTGATGGGCGTGCCCGCAGTCGTCAGCGCGATGTTGTCCACGCGCGCGAAACGGATCGGCGACCTCGCCGCCGGCACCTATGTCGTACGCGAAGAGACCGCGATGCGCTTGCAGCCGGGCCCTTGGATGCCACCTGCGCTGATTCCGTGGGCGTCCGGAGCCGACATGGGCGCGCTACCCGACGGCGTCGCCATGCAGATCCGGCAGTACCTCACCCGCACCGACATGCTGAGCCCGGTCGCACGCGAGCAGGTCGGACGCGCGCTGCTGGCCGAAGTGATGCCGCGGGTGTCTCCTCCCCCGCCCCCGGGCGCCCCGGTGGACGCCGTGCTCGCCGCGGTGCTCGCCGAACGGCGCAAGCGTGACCGTGAACGCCTCCAGCGCGAAGCCGCCCTACGCGCCCGCGTCCTGCGCTGA
- a CDS encoding adenosine deaminase yields the protein MHEVRPKIKALPKVLLHDHLDGGVRPQTVLELAREVGYDGLPVDDVQGLADWFRDSADSGSLVRYLETFAQTVAVMQTRDALFRVASECAQDLADDAVVYAEVRYAPEQHLEQGLTLEQVIEAVNAGFRDGEARAASAGHPIRVRALLTAMRHAAKSRDIAELAVRYRDQEVAGFDIAGAEAGYPPTRHLDAFEYLRRENAHFTIHAGEAFGLPSIWEAIQWCGAERLGHGVRIVDDIDVCETDPKLGRLAAFVRDRRIPLEMCPSSNIQTGAAESIAAHPITMLKDLRFRVTLNTDNRLMSDTSMSWEMQQLVDEAGWDLDDLRWVTVNAMKSAFLPFEQRLALINDVIKPGYEAAARGALS from the coding sequence ATGCACGAGGTTCGTCCGAAGATCAAGGCCCTGCCGAAGGTGCTGCTGCACGACCACCTCGACGGTGGGGTGCGTCCGCAGACCGTCCTCGAACTGGCCAGGGAAGTCGGGTACGACGGTCTGCCGGTCGACGACGTCCAAGGACTCGCGGACTGGTTCCGTGACAGCGCCGACTCCGGCTCGCTCGTCCGTTACCTGGAGACCTTCGCCCAGACGGTCGCCGTCATGCAGACCCGGGACGCGTTGTTCCGGGTGGCGTCGGAATGCGCCCAGGACCTTGCGGACGACGCAGTCGTCTATGCCGAGGTGCGTTACGCACCCGAGCAGCACCTTGAACAGGGCCTGACCCTGGAGCAGGTGATCGAGGCGGTGAACGCGGGATTCCGCGACGGTGAGGCGCGTGCCGCCTCGGCCGGCCACCCGATCCGGGTTCGTGCGTTGCTGACCGCGATGCGCCACGCTGCCAAGAGCCGCGACATCGCCGAACTCGCCGTGCGCTACCGCGACCAGGAGGTCGCTGGGTTCGACATCGCCGGGGCCGAGGCCGGCTACCCGCCCACCCGTCACCTGGACGCGTTCGAGTACCTGCGCCGAGAGAACGCCCACTTCACCATCCACGCCGGGGAGGCGTTCGGCCTGCCGAGCATCTGGGAAGCCATCCAGTGGTGCGGTGCCGAGCGCCTCGGTCACGGCGTGCGGATCGTCGACGACATCGATGTTTGCGAGACCGATCCGAAACTCGGCCGGCTGGCGGCGTTCGTGCGCGACCGGCGCATCCCGTTGGAGATGTGCCCGTCATCGAACATCCAGACCGGTGCCGCCGAATCCATTGCGGCACACCCGATCACGATGCTGAAGGACCTTCGCTTCAGGGTCACGCTGAACACCGACAACCGGTTGATGAGCGATACCTCGATGTCGTGGGAGATGCAGCAACTGGTCGACGAAGCCGGCTGGGACCTGGACGACCTGCGCTGGGTGACGGTGAACGCGATGAAGTCGGCGTTCCTGCCGTTCGAACAGCGACTCGCCCTGATCAACGACGTGATCAAGCCCGGCTACGAAGCGGCGGCCCGCGGCGCCTTGAGCTGA
- a CDS encoding cupin domain-containing protein produces MVEHYNQAIRIPVPGGKIIDEHIGAASTGETSISVAHMVAPAGWDEPFQTPQFDEYTIVLKGTVIVDHDGGRLEVNAGESVKTVAGERIRYSCGPQGAEYIAVCLPAFSPDTVNRED; encoded by the coding sequence ATGGTCGAGCACTACAACCAAGCAATCCGGATCCCCGTCCCGGGCGGGAAGATCATCGACGAGCACATCGGTGCGGCGAGCACGGGCGAGACGTCGATCTCGGTCGCGCACATGGTCGCGCCTGCCGGTTGGGACGAGCCCTTCCAGACCCCGCAATTCGACGAGTACACGATCGTGCTCAAGGGCACCGTGATCGTCGACCACGACGGTGGCCGGTTGGAGGTCAACGCTGGTGAGTCGGTGAAAACCGTTGCCGGCGAACGTATTCGGTACTCCTGTGGACCTCAAGGTGCGGAGTACATCGCGGTCTGTCTGCCGGCGTTCAGCCCCGACACCGTGAACCGGGAGGACTGA
- a CDS encoding thymidine phosphorylase yields the protein MSERFDAVDVIRTKRDKQALSDEQIDWVVDAYTREVVADEQMAALAMAILLNGMTREEISRWTNAMIASGERMDFSSLSRPTADKHSTGGVGDKITLPLAPLVAACGVAVPQLSGRGLGHTGGTLDKLEAIPGWQASLSNEAMLDQLEEIGAVICAAGSGLAPADKRLYALRDVTGTVEAIPLIASSIMSKKIAEGTGALVLDVKVGSGAFMKDVENARELASTMVQLGKDAGVTTVALLTDMSTPLGLTAGNGLEVQESVEVLAGGGPSDVVELTVELAREMLKAAGKDDVDPADALKDGRAMDVWRTMIAAQGGDPDAELPTAKEAQVIEADADGVVTELDALAVGVAAWRLGAGRARKEDKVQAAAGVQMHAKPGDRVRKGDPLLTLHTDTPEKFERAAEALEGKWAIGESADDRPDLIIDRIS from the coding sequence ATGAGTGAGCGCTTCGATGCCGTTGATGTCATCCGCACCAAGCGGGACAAGCAGGCGCTGAGCGACGAACAGATCGACTGGGTCGTCGACGCGTACACCCGCGAGGTGGTCGCCGACGAACAGATGGCGGCGCTGGCGATGGCCATCCTGCTGAACGGAATGACGCGCGAGGAGATCTCCCGCTGGACGAACGCGATGATCGCCTCCGGCGAGCGCATGGACTTCTCCTCGCTGTCGCGTCCCACCGCCGACAAGCACTCCACCGGTGGCGTCGGCGACAAGATCACGCTCCCGCTCGCGCCGCTGGTGGCCGCGTGCGGCGTTGCGGTACCGCAGCTGTCCGGTCGCGGCCTGGGCCACACCGGCGGCACGCTCGACAAGCTCGAGGCGATCCCCGGCTGGCAGGCCTCGCTCAGCAACGAGGCGATGCTCGATCAGCTCGAGGAAATTGGCGCGGTCATCTGCGCCGCCGGCAGCGGACTGGCACCGGCCGACAAGCGCCTCTACGCGCTGCGCGACGTGACCGGCACGGTCGAGGCGATCCCGTTGATCGCGAGCTCGATCATGAGCAAGAAGATCGCCGAGGGCACCGGCGCCTTGGTGCTCGACGTGAAGGTCGGTTCGGGTGCGTTCATGAAGGACGTCGAGAACGCCCGCGAGCTCGCCTCGACCATGGTGCAACTCGGCAAGGACGCAGGTGTCACCACCGTCGCGTTGCTCACCGACATGTCGACGCCGCTCGGCCTCACCGCCGGCAACGGGCTCGAGGTGCAGGAGTCGGTCGAGGTCCTCGCCGGTGGCGGTCCGTCCGACGTCGTCGAACTCACCGTCGAACTCGCCCGCGAGATGCTCAAGGCCGCCGGCAAGGACGACGTAGACCCCGCCGACGCACTCAAGGACGGCCGGGCGATGGACGTGTGGCGCACGATGATCGCCGCCCAGGGCGGTGACCCGGACGCCGAACTGCCGACCGCCAAGGAGGCCCAGGTCATCGAGGCCGACGCGGACGGCGTCGTCACCGAACTCGACGCGCTTGCGGTCGGTGTGGCCGCCTGGCGGCTCGGCGCCGGACGTGCCCGCAAGGAGGACAAGGTGCAGGCGGCGGCCGGCGTCCAGATGCACGCCAAGCCGGGCGACCGCGTCCGCAAGGGCGACCCGTTGCTGACCCTGCACACCGACACCCCCGAGAAGTTCGAGCGCGCGGCCGAGGCTCTCGAGGGCAAATGGGCCATCGGGGAGTCGGCGGACGACCGCCCCGACCTCATCATCGATCGAATTTCCTAG
- a CDS encoding cytidine deaminase: MSDIDWEVLHRKAIEAMRTAYAPYSNFPVGVAGLVDDGRIVSGCNVENASYGVGLCAECGMVSELARTGGGRLTAVYCVGGDESALMPCGRCRQLLWEHGGPACLLQTPLGVKPMSEVLPQAFGPDNLT; this comes from the coding sequence ATGTCTGACATCGACTGGGAAGTGTTGCACCGCAAGGCGATCGAGGCGATGCGCACCGCGTACGCCCCGTACAGCAATTTCCCGGTCGGCGTCGCCGGCTTGGTCGACGACGGACGCATCGTGTCGGGATGCAATGTCGAGAACGCGTCCTACGGCGTCGGCCTGTGTGCCGAGTGCGGGATGGTCAGCGAACTGGCCCGCACCGGCGGTGGACGCCTGACCGCGGTCTATTGCGTCGGCGGTGACGAGTCCGCGCTCATGCCCTGCGGACGCTGCCGCCAGCTCTTGTGGGAACACGGGGGGCCGGCGTGCCTGCTGCAGACGCCGCTCGGGGTGAAGCCGATGTCCGAAGTACTGCCACAGGCCTTCGGTCCCGACAACCTCACCTGA
- a CDS encoding ABC transporter permease, whose translation MSSATLTRKRRDTGTPSRFALPASKWARAGLAIFAVVLLLSILRTISGANDMDSSGAIAAALALAVPIALAALGGLWAERAGIVNIGLEGMMILGTWAAAFGTIKGGVVVGIICGILGGAFGGALHALATVVFGVDHIVSGVAINIIGLGLAKYLADRVFSTMEGGGPTQSPALDDVWSFSVPGVDALKDIEAKHWFFVSDVAGILGGLGTNLSMLTVLAVALVIGSIFVLWRTTFGLRLRSCGENPWAAETLGINVLMYKFIAVLISGGLAGLGGAFLAMVAGNGYVEGQTGGRGYIGLAAMIFGNWQPIGLAVGALLFGYTDAIQLRQGGPTLHALLLAVSVTLILIGLWQLIRNKRIISGVLGLVLGAALLYYYFTSDSVPTQFTSMTPYVTTLLVMAVASQRLRMPAADGQVYRKGQAG comes from the coding sequence ATGAGCTCGGCAACGTTGACCCGCAAGCGCCGCGACACCGGTACGCCTTCGCGTTTCGCACTGCCCGCGAGCAAGTGGGCGCGGGCCGGCCTGGCGATCTTCGCGGTCGTCCTGCTGCTGTCGATCCTGCGCACCATCTCCGGCGCGAACGACATGGACTCCTCCGGTGCGATCGCCGCAGCCCTCGCTCTGGCCGTCCCGATCGCGCTCGCCGCGCTCGGTGGTCTGTGGGCGGAACGGGCCGGCATCGTCAACATCGGTCTCGAGGGGATGATGATCCTCGGCACCTGGGCGGCGGCGTTCGGCACGATCAAGGGTGGCGTGGTCGTCGGCATCATCTGCGGCATCCTCGGTGGCGCCTTCGGTGGCGCACTGCACGCCCTCGCGACCGTGGTGTTCGGCGTCGACCACATCGTCTCCGGCGTCGCGATCAACATCATCGGCCTGGGTCTTGCCAAATACCTCGCCGACCGCGTCTTCTCCACGATGGAGGGCGGCGGTCCGACGCAGTCGCCGGCCTTGGACGACGTCTGGTCGTTCAGCGTCCCGGGGGTGGACGCGCTGAAGGACATCGAGGCCAAACACTGGTTCTTCGTCTCCGACGTCGCCGGCATCCTCGGCGGCCTCGGCACCAACCTGTCGATGCTCACCGTGCTCGCGGTGGCACTGGTCATCGGCTCGATCTTCGTGCTGTGGCGCACCACCTTCGGTCTTCGTCTGCGTTCCTGTGGTGAGAACCCTTGGGCCGCAGAGACTCTCGGTATCAACGTCCTGATGTACAAGTTCATCGCCGTGCTGATCTCCGGCGGCCTCGCCGGCCTGGGCGGTGCGTTCCTGGCGATGGTCGCCGGCAACGGTTACGTCGAGGGACAGACCGGTGGACGTGGCTACATCGGCCTTGCCGCGATGATCTTCGGCAACTGGCAGCCGATCGGCCTCGCCGTCGGAGCACTGCTGTTCGGCTACACCGACGCGATCCAGTTGCGTCAGGGTGGCCCGACGCTGCACGCGCTGCTGCTCGCGGTGTCCGTCACGCTGATCCTGATCGGTCTGTGGCAGCTGATCCGCAACAAGCGGATCATCTCCGGTGTCCTCGGACTGGTGCTCGGTGCCGCGCTGCTGTACTACTACTTCACCAGTGACTCGGTGCCCACCCAGTTCACCTCGATGACCCCGTACGTGACCACCTTGTTGGTGATGGCCGTCGCCTCGCAGCGATTGCGAATGCCCGCGGCCGACGGACAGGTCTATCGGAAGGGACAGGCCGGCTGA
- a CDS encoding ABC transporter permease, producing MSNSPTSDAKTGTKANPANVSRKTVDWQKIGLAVLAPLLAIAVAVVITSLVLLISGDPIGPVWKVFLSTPAEGMPATILNDTAVLYLSGAAVAIGFRMNLFNIGVDGQYRVGMFAAAWFAGNAWLPGPLNVIVAIVVAMIAAAFWAWIAGILKVKRGVSEVISTIMLNSIATGLVAWLLTRTATSVEGSNATSTKRIPESSHVPALPFWNTDFSNVFGLSLLAVVVGVLYWFVLGRTRFGFDLRTTGSSETAAVASGINVKKMTLTAMVISGAVAGLIGMPQLFGNDYAYGTNSQAGLGFAGIAVALIGRNHPVGIAFGAFLWAFLNAQSNSLQINAGVSPALVNIIQGIMVLAVIIAYEIVRRIGVRAERRKVAQQLAATPSPVAAQGASA from the coding sequence GTGAGCAACAGCCCGACGTCCGACGCAAAGACCGGCACGAAGGCCAATCCGGCGAACGTGTCAAGGAAGACCGTCGACTGGCAGAAGATCGGACTGGCCGTCCTCGCGCCGTTGTTGGCGATCGCCGTCGCCGTCGTCATCACCTCGCTGGTGTTGTTGATCTCCGGCGACCCGATCGGGCCGGTGTGGAAGGTCTTCCTGTCGACGCCCGCCGAGGGGATGCCGGCCACGATCCTCAACGACACCGCCGTCCTCTACCTGTCCGGTGCCGCGGTCGCGATCGGGTTCCGGATGAACCTGTTCAACATCGGCGTCGACGGGCAGTACCGCGTCGGTATGTTCGCGGCCGCGTGGTTCGCCGGCAACGCCTGGCTGCCCGGTCCCCTCAACGTGATCGTCGCGATCGTCGTCGCGATGATCGCGGCCGCGTTCTGGGCCTGGATCGCAGGCATCCTGAAGGTCAAGCGCGGTGTCTCCGAGGTCATCTCGACGATCATGCTGAACTCCATCGCGACCGGCCTGGTGGCCTGGCTGCTCACCCGCACCGCCACGTCGGTGGAGGGATCGAACGCCACGTCCACCAAGCGGATCCCGGAGAGCTCGCACGTGCCCGCACTGCCGTTCTGGAACACCGACTTCAGCAATGTGTTCGGTCTGTCGCTGCTCGCGGTAGTGGTCGGCGTTCTCTACTGGTTCGTCCTCGGACGCACCCGGTTCGGCTTCGATCTGCGCACCACCGGGTCCTCCGAGACGGCCGCGGTCGCCAGCGGCATCAACGTCAAGAAGATGACGCTGACCGCGATGGTGATCTCCGGCGCGGTGGCCGGTCTGATCGGCATGCCGCAGTTGTTCGGCAATGACTACGCGTACGGCACCAACAGCCAGGCAGGCCTCGGCTTCGCGGGCATCGCGGTCGCGCTGATCGGTCGTAACCACCCGGTCGGTATCGCCTTCGGTGCGTTCCTTTGGGCGTTCCTGAACGCGCAGTCGAACAGCCTGCAGATCAACGCCGGAGTGAGTCCGGCGTTGGTGAACATCATCCAGGGCATCATGGTGCTCGCCGTGATCATCGCCTACGAGATCGTCCGTCGCATCGGTGTTCGAGCCGAGCGTAGGAAGGTGGCCCAGCAGTTGGCCGCCACCCCGTCGCCCGTCGCAGCACAAGGAGCCTCGGCATGA
- a CDS encoding ABC transporter ATP-binding protein, which yields MSKDAPQDRPSPTPSTGIDNVVEVRGVTKRFPGVVANKDIDITVRRGTIHALVGENGAGKSTLMKILYGVQKQDEGTIAIDGKVVPLNSPSDAIAAGIGMVFQHFKLADNLTVLENVVLGAEKLHGIGGKARAKIEEISATYGLGIRPGDLVEKLGVGDRQRVEILKVLYRGAKIIILDEPTAVLVPQEVDELFDNLIGLKGEGLTVIFISHKLDEVRKVADEITVIRRGTTVGTADPKQITSRQLAEMMVGSELPTPETTESTVTDKVVLDVRGLSLRELGVAPVLSDIDLTIHAGEVLGIAGVEGNGQAELVEVIMGMREPSAGHITYLGQDITDWDTRRIRESGVGFIPEDRHRHGLVLEAPLWENRMLGHQTEEPNSKGMMLSPKAAQADTVRIVEQYDVRTPSINVMASSLSGGNQQKLIVGREMSHHPKVLIAAHPTRGVDVGAQAAIWDHIRDARREGLAVLLISADLDELIGLSDTIRVILRGRLSGEFEPSKVTAEDLGAAMTGASHDEERAS from the coding sequence TTGAGCAAGGACGCTCCGCAGGACCGTCCGTCCCCGACACCGTCCACCGGGATCGACAATGTCGTCGAGGTTCGCGGCGTCACCAAGCGCTTCCCGGGCGTCGTGGCCAACAAGGACATCGACATCACCGTCCGTCGCGGCACGATCCACGCGCTCGTCGGTGAGAACGGCGCCGGTAAATCCACGCTGATGAAGATCCTGTACGGCGTGCAGAAACAGGACGAGGGCACGATCGCCATCGACGGCAAGGTCGTCCCGCTGAACAGCCCCTCGGATGCCATCGCCGCCGGCATCGGCATGGTGTTCCAGCACTTCAAGCTTGCCGACAACCTGACGGTGCTCGAGAACGTCGTGCTCGGCGCCGAGAAGCTGCACGGCATCGGCGGCAAGGCGCGCGCCAAGATCGAGGAGATCTCGGCGACCTACGGCCTCGGCATCCGTCCCGGTGACCTGGTCGAGAAGCTCGGCGTCGGCGATCGCCAGCGGGTGGAAATTCTCAAGGTGCTCTACCGTGGCGCGAAGATCATCATCCTCGACGAGCCGACCGCGGTGCTCGTGCCGCAGGAGGTCGACGAACTCTTCGACAACCTCATCGGGCTCAAGGGCGAAGGCCTGACGGTCATCTTCATCTCGCACAAGCTGGACGAGGTGCGCAAGGTCGCCGACGAGATCACTGTCATCCGTCGCGGCACCACCGTCGGCACCGCCGATCCCAAGCAGATCACCTCGCGGCAACTCGCCGAGATGATGGTTGGCTCCGAGCTCCCGACACCCGAGACCACCGAGTCGACGGTCACAGACAAGGTCGTCCTGGACGTCCGCGGCCTCAGCCTGCGCGAACTCGGCGTCGCGCCGGTGCTCAGCGACATCGACCTGACGATCCACGCCGGAGAGGTGCTCGGCATCGCGGGTGTCGAAGGCAACGGCCAGGCGGAGTTGGTCGAGGTCATCATGGGCATGCGCGAACCCAGCGCCGGGCACATCACCTACCTCGGCCAGGACATCACCGACTGGGACACCCGCCGCATCCGTGAGTCGGGCGTGGGCTTCATCCCCGAGGACCGTCACCGTCACGGACTCGTGCTCGAAGCTCCGTTGTGGGAGAACCGGATGCTCGGGCACCAGACCGAGGAACCGAACTCCAAGGGAATGATGTTGTCTCCCAAGGCAGCTCAGGCCGATACCGTCCGGATCGTCGAGCAGTACGACGTCCGCACACCTTCGATCAACGTGATGGCGAGCTCGCTGTCCGGCGGTAACCAGCAGAAGCTGATCGTCGGGCGCGAGATGAGCCACCACCCCAAGGTGCTCATCGCCGCCCACCCGACCCGCGGTGTCGACGTCGGCGCGCAGGCCGCGATCTGGGACCACATCCGCGACGCGCGCCGCGAAGGCCTGGCGGTGCTGCTGATCTCGGCCGACCTGGACGAGTTGATCGGTCTGTCCGACACCATCCGAGTCATCCTGCGTGGACGCCTGTCCGGTGAGTTCGAGCCCTCGAAGGTCACCGCCGAAGACCTCGGCGCCGCCATGACCGGCGCCTCGCACGACGAAGAGAGGGCCTCGTGA